A part of Cydia amplana chromosome 24, ilCydAmpl1.1, whole genome shotgun sequence genomic DNA contains:
- the LOC134659351 gene encoding actin-related protein 6: MSDSSCYILDNGAYTAKVGFSTLEPKIVPNCIMKAKSERRRPFIGSQIDDCRDASGLFYILPFQKGFLINWDTQKTVWDYIFSKECCPVNFSEVPLIVTEPLFNFSSIQEAMTEIFFEEYECETLLRINATDLAEYKYRKTHNNDCTVIVDSGYSFTYIVPYIKGKKFKEGIIRIDIGGKVLTNHLKEIVSYRQLNVLDETYVINQVKEDSCFVSEDFMRDMAIAKDKGSKNTIIKDYVLPDYTSIRRGFLRDVVKPDEDLEQQTLRLNNERFTIPELLFHPSDVGIPQMGIPEAIMHSIDLCPEEHKESLLANILLYGGNTLFPGFRDRVYNDVRSFALDHFDVNVTLADNPLTYAWEGGKEIFRDTEFYSFCVTKEEYDEEGKALAFERFDI, translated from the exons ATGTCTGATTCTTCGTGTTATATCTTGGATAATGGAGCTTATACAGCCAAAGTGGGCTTCTCCACGCTCGAGCCAAAGATTGTGCCCAACTGCATCATGAAAGCCAAGTCCGAAAGGCGTCGCCCGTTCATAGGATCTCAGATAGACGATTGCCGGGACGCGTCAGgactattttacattttaccaTTCCAAAAAGGGTTTTTAATTAACTGGGACACGCAGAAAACTGTCTGGGACTACATTTTCAGTAAGGAATGCTGTCCAGTGAACTTTAGCGAAGTCCCATTGATTGTAACTGAGCCCTTATTCAATTTTTCCTCAATACAAGAGGCCATGACTGAGATTTTCTTTGAAGAATACGAATGCGAGACGCTTTTGAGGATAAATGCGACAGATTTAGCTGAGTATAAGTATAGAAAGACACATAATAATGACTGTACAGTTATTGTAGACTCTGGTTATAGCTTTACATATATAGTTCCTTATATCAAAGGGAAGAAGTTTAAAGAAGGCATAATCAGGATAGATATTGGTGGTAAAGTGTTGACAAATCATTTGAAGGAGATTGTGTCGTATCGGCAGTTGAATGTGCTGGACGAGACGTATGTTATTAATCAGGTGAAAGAGGACTCCTGCTTTGTGTCGGAAGATTTTATGAGGGACATGGCTATTGCTAAAGACAAAG gGTCAAAGAACACAATAATAAAGGACTATGTGCTCCCCGACTACACGAGCATCCGGCGCGGGTTCCTGCGCGACGTGGTGAAGCCTGACGAGGATCTGGAGCAGCAGACCCTGAGGCTCAACAATGAGAGGTTCACCATCCCCGAGCTACTGTTCCATCCGTCAG ATGTCGGCATCCCCCAAATGGGCATACCTGAAGCGATCATGCACTCTATCGACTTGTGCCCCGAGGAACACAAGGAGAGCCTCCTCGCCAACATTCTGCTCTACGGAGGCAACACTCTTTTCCCCGGCTTCAGAGACCGAGTCTACAACGATGTTCGCTCATTCGCTTTAGACCACTTCGACGTCAATGTAACACTGGCTGATAACCCTCTGACATACGCTTGGGAGGGTGGCAAGGAGATATTCAGAGATACAGAGTTTTATTCCTTCTGTGTTACGAAAGAGGAATATGATGAGGAGGGGAAAGCGCTCGCGTTTGAGCGGTTCGATATATAG